In the Candidatus Delongbacteria bacterium genome, one interval contains:
- a CDS encoding L,D-transpeptidase: protein MSSSSKKIIVSIKEQILRFFLGDILVKEYPVSTSSYGIGSDYGSNKTPLGKHKIAAKIGDDLPLGTILINRKNTGRISNIYYDDQDRDTDSVLTRIMWLDGIETKNKNSKDRFIYIHGTPEEGLIGKTASHGCIRMKNRDVIELYDMVDTDTFVEIEEN, encoded by the coding sequence ATGTCTTCTAGTAGTAAAAAAATAATTGTTTCTATAAAAGAGCAAATTCTACGTTTCTTTTTAGGTGATATTTTGGTGAAAGAGTATCCGGTTTCTACTTCATCATATGGCATAGGAAGTGATTACGGTAGTAATAAGACACCTCTGGGTAAACATAAAATAGCTGCGAAAATTGGAGATGATCTTCCCCTTGGAACTATTCTTATAAATCGTAAAAATACAGGTAGAATTAGTAATATATATTACGATGATCAGGATAGAGATACGGATTCTGTGCTTACACGAATAATGTGGCTTGATGGCATCGAAACAAAAAATAAAAACTCAAAAGATAGGTTTATCTATATCCATGGAACACCAGAAGAGGGTCTCATTGGAAAAACAGCATCACATGGGTGTATTAGAATGAAAAATAGAGATGTTATAGAACTCTATGATATGGTAGA
- the miaB gene encoding tRNA (N6-isopentenyl adenosine(37)-C2)-methylthiotransferase MiaB translates to MKYFIETYGCQMNVYDSELISTILKEDGYEEAENISEAEIFFVNTCAVRENATERVINKLRQHNMYKRKGRMKIMGVLGCMPQHDNDMLKERLPFVDIFAGPDSYRRLPELIKKAINHKRNEFEEDIIHDKTENYDQIFPSRKEGTNAFIAITRGCNNFCTYCVVPYTRGRERSRDIDSILEEVNETIDMGFTEITLLGQNVNSYVSGEYNFPKLLKRISEVNGVRRLRFATSHPKDLDDELIEVIAEKNNICNNFHIPFQSGSNKILRDMNRGYTIENYLDKIDKLKNAIPGITLTTDIIIGFPGETDEDFQKTLDVVGSVGYDNAFTFIYSERKNTAAERRFPDNVPKEIKAERMQKLTEVQKNIGLSKLREDIGKVKEVLVESKSKKREWQLKGRTEENRIVIFDGRFGIRSGDYVNVRIKDAEGITLFGELIDIE, encoded by the coding sequence ATGAAATATTTTATAGAAACTTATGGATGCCAAATGAATGTTTACGATAGTGAACTTATTTCAACAATACTCAAAGAAGATGGTTATGAAGAAGCTGAAAATATATCTGAAGCTGAAATATTTTTTGTAAATACCTGTGCTGTTAGAGAGAATGCTACAGAAAGAGTAATTAATAAGCTCAGACAGCACAACATGTATAAAAGAAAAGGAAGGATGAAGATCATGGGGGTTCTTGGATGTATGCCTCAACATGACAATGATATGCTAAAAGAGCGACTTCCATTCGTTGATATTTTTGCAGGTCCGGATTCCTATAGGAGATTGCCGGAATTGATTAAGAAAGCCATCAACCATAAAAGAAATGAATTTGAAGAAGATATAATACATGATAAAACTGAAAATTATGATCAGATTTTTCCTTCAAGAAAAGAGGGTACAAATGCTTTTATTGCGATAACTAGAGGATGTAACAATTTTTGTACATATTGTGTGGTTCCATATACAAGAGGACGTGAAAGAAGTAGAGATATAGATTCAATTTTAGAGGAAGTTAATGAAACAATTGATATGGGGTTTACTGAAATAACTTTACTTGGTCAAAATGTAAACTCATATGTAAGCGGTGAATACAATTTCCCAAAACTTTTAAAGAGAATTTCAGAAGTGAATGGAGTGAGAAGATTAAGGTTTGCGACATCTCATCCAAAAGATCTTGATGACGAATTGATAGAAGTAATAGCTGAAAAAAATAATATTTGTAACAATTTCCATATTCCGTTTCAATCTGGTAGCAATAAAATTCTTAGAGACATGAACAGAGGATATACAATAGAAAATTATCTTGATAAAATTGATAAGCTAAAGAATGCAATACCTGGGATAACTTTGACTACAGATATTATTATTGGATTTCCAGGTGAAACGGATGAAGATTTTCAAAAAACTTTAGATGTTGTAGGAAGTGTTGGTTATGATAATGCTTTTACCTTTATCTATTCTGAACGTAAAAACACTGCTGCTGAACGAAGATTTCCTGACAACGTTCCGAAAGAGATAAAGGCTGAACGAATGCAGAAATTGACTGAAGTACAAAAGAATATCGGTTTATCTAAGCTCAGAGAAGATATTGGGAAAGTAAAAGAAGTTCTCGTTGAAAGTAAATCGAAAAAAAGAGAGTGGCAGCTTAAAGGACGAACCGAAGAAAATAGAATTGTAATATTTGATGGTAGATTTGGAATTAGAAGTGGTGATTATGTAAATGTTCGTATTAAAGATGCGGAAGGTATTACATTGTTTGGAGAGCTAATAGACATAGAATAA
- a CDS encoding glucosaminidase domain-containing protein → MKIILILFIMFEILTGQTNSDFKNRNLDHVKKFYSTFAKEAVKICLDYNIPPAAVLAIAGLESGFGSGYVARITGNILSLGAKKGEIALPPITVPMRISDGTVFLDSSFIQKVPREDIVYKRGAPSLKKDYRPDYLAGKGDSLDYFKRHRDKYKQAKLKNIEDFCKFWIVDSSSSEVFKKARFWADSIVVKKGKEFLLTREASMEFIDLIGGRPHSFNYRETWPKKVKSIIKSVGLAHLSKEIYLSGSTFESAWRKR, encoded by the coding sequence ATGAAAATAATACTAATACTGTTTATAATGTTTGAAATTTTAACCGGACAGACAAATTCAGACTTCAAAAACAGAAATTTGGATCATGTGAAAAAATTCTACAGTACCTTCGCAAAAGAAGCTGTGAAAATTTGCCTTGATTATAATATTCCACCTGCAGCAGTCCTTGCTATTGCTGGTTTAGAGAGTGGTTTTGGTTCTGGGTATGTAGCAAGAATTACAGGAAATATTTTAAGTTTAGGTGCAAAAAAGGGAGAAATAGCCTTACCTCCCATCACGGTTCCTATGAGAATAAGCGATGGTACCGTTTTTCTAGATAGTTCTTTTATTCAAAAAGTACCAAGAGAGGATATTGTTTATAAAAGAGGTGCTCCGAGTTTAAAAAAAGATTACAGACCGGATTATCTAGCTGGAAAAGGAGACTCTCTAGATTATTTCAAAAGACACAGAGATAAGTATAAGCAAGCAAAACTGAAAAATATTGAAGATTTTTGTAAGTTTTGGATTGTTGATAGCAGTAGCTCTGAAGTTTTTAAAAAAGCCAGATTTTGGGCTGATAGTATCGTTGTAAAAAAAGGTAAAGAATTTTTGTTAACCAGAGAAGCTTCTATGGAATTTATTGATTTGATTGGTGGACGACCTCACTCATTTAATTACAGAGAAACATGGCCAAAGAAAGTCAAATCTATTATTAAATCCGTTGGACTTGCACACTTAAGCAAAGAGATATATCTTTCCGGCAGTACATTTGAATCTGCATGGAGAAAAAGATGA
- a CDS encoding PAS domain S-box protein — protein sequence MKNLFNLFDKSDTGYSFNEAIIENGNIIDFKILERSAKFVDYFDLKDDVLFASESYFNQINKNYNFFNLCYKSIVSQKKDNCELNLKDKGKSFKVEIIPFTENHFFLLVTNITKTKLKEECMAGDIDRIKIHSEKLEKENEFLKNITDNLYDLVSLADLKGYFTYTSDSHNKLGWNSDDLIGRNVLEFVHPEDLNLIKLKFSDFIKKEKDSIIAIYRYRSKKGNYFWLETAGKIIRDENGKAKELLFSSRDITEKKELYEKNNLIKETYIELLNSLSEAVYVLDDNFCFLYVNEGAKKMYGYEVEDIIGKDPTYLSADGKNNMSFITDQMTKTVKDGISCRFEFWGRKKNGEIFLKDVVVNKGFYFNKPVLIAVSRDITEQKTLNEALVESELKYRTIFDTTLVAIWEEDFSEVLSIIERLQINNIIELQNLLENNNRLVYELAKAIKVIDVNKYSLKIFEANTKEQLLGSLEKVFTSKTLDIVKQEILAIYKNKSYFYGETVNRTVNGKRLELYLSMSLPSIKNGNTKATVCMIDITERKKSEENTHQLKKAESLNRMAGAIAHNYNNLMQVVIGNLELVLTKTESEDISTLINNAMYASTRASEISGLMLSYLGLSFAKFERVSISEIFISNTKFFEERIPENILFEYKLPNKEIFLNCNQQQIIQIIDNLLLNSFESINSNYGKITISIYEVSKFKTSNSYIMPINYKVLNYNYVCFEIKDNGSGISHNVFGKIFDPFYSTKFTGRGLGLSVVLGIVKSYKGCISLDSEIGKGSCFRVYLPLIDHL from the coding sequence ATGAAAAATCTTTTTAACCTATTTGATAAGTCAGACACAGGATATTCATTCAACGAAGCTATTATTGAAAATGGGAATATTATCGATTTCAAAATTTTAGAAAGAAGTGCAAAATTTGTAGATTATTTTGATTTAAAAGATGATGTGTTATTTGCAAGCGAATCGTATTTCAACCAAATCAATAAAAATTATAATTTTTTTAATCTCTGTTACAAATCCATAGTCAGCCAAAAAAAAGATAATTGTGAACTAAATCTTAAAGATAAAGGGAAGAGTTTTAAAGTTGAAATTATTCCTTTTACTGAAAACCATTTTTTTCTTCTAGTTACAAACATTACCAAAACAAAGTTAAAAGAAGAATGTATGGCAGGAGATATAGATAGAATAAAAATTCATTCTGAAAAACTTGAAAAGGAAAATGAATTTTTAAAAAACATAACAGATAATCTATATGATCTTGTATCATTGGCAGACTTAAAGGGATATTTCACATACACCAGTGATTCTCATAATAAATTGGGATGGAACTCAGATGATTTGATAGGTAGAAATGTTCTTGAGTTTGTACACCCCGAAGATTTAAATCTTATTAAGTTAAAATTTTCTGATTTTATAAAAAAAGAAAAAGACAGCATAATTGCTATCTATAGATACAGATCTAAAAAAGGTAACTATTTTTGGCTTGAAACAGCTGGTAAGATTATCAGAGATGAGAATGGCAAAGCTAAAGAACTACTATTTAGTTCCAGAGATATAACTGAAAAAAAAGAATTATATGAAAAAAACAATCTAATAAAAGAGACATATATAGAACTTTTAAACAGTCTTTCAGAAGCTGTATATGTACTAGACGATAATTTTTGTTTTTTATATGTGAATGAAGGTGCTAAAAAAATGTATGGTTACGAGGTAGAGGATATAATTGGAAAAGATCCAACATATCTCTCCGCTGACGGTAAAAATAATATGAGTTTTATAACAGATCAAATGACTAAGACAGTTAAAGATGGGATCAGTTGTAGATTTGAGTTTTGGGGAAGAAAAAAAAATGGAGAGATCTTCTTAAAAGATGTTGTTGTTAACAAAGGATTTTATTTTAACAAGCCGGTTTTAATAGCAGTATCAAGAGATATTACGGAGCAAAAAACCTTAAACGAAGCTCTCGTTGAAAGTGAATTGAAGTACAGGACTATTTTTGATACAACTCTTGTTGCTATATGGGAAGAGGATTTTTCAGAAGTATTGTCCATAATAGAGAGATTACAGATAAATAATATAATTGAGCTTCAGAATCTTCTTGAAAATAATAACAGACTTGTATATGAGCTAGCTAAGGCTATCAAAGTAATTGATGTAAATAAATATTCATTGAAAATTTTTGAAGCCAATACAAAGGAACAGCTTCTTGGATCTCTCGAAAAAGTTTTCACCTCAAAAACCTTAGACATTGTAAAGCAAGAAATTTTAGCTATTTACAAAAATAAAAGTTATTTCTATGGTGAAACTGTCAATAGAACTGTTAATGGTAAAAGACTTGAGCTGTACCTCAGCATGTCACTTCCTTCAATAAAGAATGGGAATACAAAAGCTACAGTATGTATGATTGATATAACTGAACGAAAGAAATCTGAAGAAAATACCCATCAATTAAAAAAAGCTGAAAGTTTGAATAGGATGGCAGGAGCTATAGCACATAATTACAATAATCTAATGCAAGTAGTAATTGGAAATCTAGAATTAGTACTAACAAAGACTGAATCTGAAGATATTTCGACTCTAATAAATAATGCTATGTATGCCTCAACAAGGGCATCTGAAATTAGTGGTTTAATGCTCTCATATTTGGGTTTATCTTTTGCCAAATTTGAGAGAGTGAGTATATCTGAGATATTTATCAGCAATACTAAATTTTTTGAAGAAAGAATACCTGAAAATATACTTTTTGAATATAAACTACCAAACAAAGAAATATTCTTAAATTGCAATCAACAGCAAATTATTCAGATTATTGATAATTTATTATTAAACTCATTTGAGTCGATTAATAGTAATTATGGTAAAATTACGATATCTATATATGAAGTATCAAAATTTAAAACATCAAACTCCTACATAATGCCAATCAATTATAAAGTTTTAAATTATAATTATGTATGCTTCGAGATCAAAGATAATGGATCAGGAATTTCCCACAATGTTTTTGGAAAAATTTTTGATCCTTTCTATTCCACAAAATTTACTGGACGTGGACTAGGGCTATCAGTCGTTCTGGGAATTGTAAAAAGCTATAAAGGATGCATTTCTCTTGATAGTGAAATAGGAAAAGGTTCTTGCTTTAGAGTATATTTACCTCTTATCGATCATTTGTAA